From the Lathyrus oleraceus cultivar Zhongwan6 chromosome 3, CAAS_Psat_ZW6_1.0, whole genome shotgun sequence genome, the window TCCTAGATGCAGTGTATCAAATCAATTTCAATTTTAAACTCTCATTTTCTCTTTTTCAACTGCGGCATAAATTATGATAATGACCAATAAAAATACACTATAGGTATCCCTctttcttccttttttttttttttgtaagTTGTGCCATCTTCATGAGATAATCTTGCTGCTATTCACATCCCCAACGCAAAAACTATTTGTGGCTATATATAATAAACCTTTGATCTCAAATTTCTGTGTTGGTACGTATTCTTGTATATAGACAGTGAATTAGTTTTCTATTCTGTTCTTATTTTACTTAACTATAGATACATTATGAACTCTCTTACGTGAAAATAATGGCTTTGTTTTGTGTTCTGGCAGATTTTTGACAGATGGAGCAAGAACAGTCAAGTGTTGAGAAATATGAGAAATTTACATGGAAGCTTGAAAACTTCTCTCGCTTGAAAATCGAAAAGGTTTACTCAGATCGTTTTGTCGTGGGCGGTTATCGATGGTATTATATTTGAATGAATGAATTCCCACTTGTTAGAATTTACTTATTCTTTGACACTAATTACATTATTGTGTTTCATCTGCTATGGTTAACTGAGCTCCATGATTCTGAGCAGGGGTATATTGTGAAGGATGCTTGTATTATTGGTGCTGAAGTTTTTGTTTCTAATTCAACACATGAGGAACCAGTAAACATAGGTGGATCTCTTTCAACAGTTTCTAATTTAGTTTGCAATGAAACTTCTGAACAAGCTGATGCAAAATTGGTATCTGCGGCGCTGGGCAATGTGATTTATTTCCTTCAGACTAGAAAAGTGAAAGATATGAATGAACAAGCTTGTGAGGAACTTCAAGTTTTATGGGATGAACTTAAGAAATTTAAATTTGATATTACTTGGCTAGAGCCACAAGTTCAATATGCTTTAGGAAATAGAAGCTATGTGGAGAAAGCTCTGGAGGTTGAAAAGTTGAAAGGGAATGTTGCATATCTAGAGCTGGAAACTGAGAGGATAAAGGCAAAATTGGCTGCTGCGGAGGGAAATCTTGACATAGAAAGGGACTTGTTGAAAGCTCAAGGTTTCAAAGAAAGAGATTTGGATTCTGAGTTGGGCTCTTGGAGTTGGAAGCCATAGCTTTCTCTAAATGCTTATTAGTGTCATTAGACGTATTATATAATTTATAAGTAAGTGATTTTTTACCCGATATATTTCTCATATCATGTGTTTGAAGTTATTTATGAATTCATTTACAAATTAAACTTTTATGATAATGATTTTTGTCGTGTGTTGATGAAAATGTAACATATCAATATCCAAAACAACATTTAGTAACTTTTTCCTTTATCAACATTTAGTAATATACAAATTAAAGAACTTAGAACTATAATGGATATGGAAATACTAGAAGAATCAAGAACTATCATGATGCTAATCTATCATCAAATATCTAgaaaaaactaaaataataaagaaacatTCACCACCACCATGGAGAGATTGACGACTTGAGTCTATAAATAAGAAATTGAAACTTTGTAAAACATCATCCAAGAAATCAATCTCATAGCcttcttttttttaaaaattctaAAACCATCTTATATCAGTTATGAACTATTCCAGTATCTTCACTCGCATCAGTGCTAATTTTGGTCATATATTGGGAGTAGTTATATTACCTTCTTACTCTTTTAAAATCCTCTCAACTacttcaaaaaaaaaattcaatgCGTGGTTCACCTTACAACAAGCGGTGACTGATGCAATTTTCCAAGAGCTATGGGAGTTAAGATTGTAAAAGACGTGGGAAAACATTGTTAAAGAAAAATTAATCAAATGACAGCTTTTGGAAATGATATTTTTGACAAgaaaattattgagaaaattcTAATTACTATGTCCTCAAAGTTTGACCCAATTATGACAACGATTGAGGAAACTAAAGATATGTTCACTTTATCATGACAAAACTAGTGATCTCTCTTGAATCATATGAGCAAAGATTGTATAGACATAAAGAAGATACATTTGAAAATACCTTCCAGTCAAACCTTAAATTTTAGCCCTAGAATAAAAATGGAGGAAATAAATATTAGGGAGAAACTTCCAAAATAAGAGAAGTTTCTACAAATTTTCTTAAGAACAAGCATGCTAAAAAATCCTCCATGCAATATATGCAAAAGACTATGCCACATTGAGAAAAATTATCGcaacaaaaaaaaaacatcaaGCTAATATCACATGGGAGCATGATCAAGAACAATATAAGTTTTATGCCACTCAATACTCAATCAAAGAAAAAGGAGGAAGTTGATACTTGGATAGTGGATGCGACAATCACATGGTCAAAGATGATACTGTTTTCAAAAGCATTGACGAGTCTGTCAAAGTCAAAGTTCAATTGGAAAATGACAGTGTGGTTGAATCAAAAGGCAAAGACACTATCATAGTGGAGACAGGTAAATGGTTGTGACTCATATACAATTTCTTACTAGTTTCTAGCCTAAAAGAAAATCTTATAAGCATTGACCAGATGATGGAGAGATGCTACACACTTCACTTTGAAGAAGGTGTATGCGAAATCTTAGACAACAAAAATAAAAGGGCCAAGATAACCCAAGTGAATATGGATAAAAGAAATATAATCTTCTTGCTAATTTGAAATATGCAACTAACATTTCCATTAAGGTACAAGTTGATGATTCATGGCTTTGGCATCAAAGATATGGCCACTTCACCATACACGCCTTTAAGCCATTACATGAGAAGAACACGATGACAAATCTTCCAAGAATAAAAGATAATAATGAAATCTGTGAAGGGTGTCTCCTCGGTAAGCAAC encodes:
- the LOC127129812 gene encoding uncharacterized protein LOC127129812, which translates into the protein MNEFPLVRIYLFFDTNYIIVFHLLWLTELHDSEQGYIVKDACIIGAEVFVSNSTHEEPVNIGGSLSTVSNLVCNETSEQADAKLVSAALGNVIYFLQTRKVKDMNEQACEELQVLWDELKKFKFDITWLEPQVQYALGNRSYVEKALEVEKLKGNVAYLELETERIKAKLAAAEGNLDIERDLLKAQGFKERDLDSELGSWSWKP